A single window of Rhipicephalus microplus isolate Deutch F79 chromosome 5, USDA_Rmic, whole genome shotgun sequence DNA harbors:
- the LOC142817600 gene encoding uncharacterized protein LOC142817600, with amino-acid sequence MPNLPAGFTAFACEEDPAAIILVRRPPFDLCPVMLSKYVVGVYGQYRDSHFTIVSVYAPPHKPMDTTLRMVQEVVSQSRSPHVIVAGDFNAKHRAWGPRVGDDRGAQVMEFVAAAGLVVMNDPQSEPTYETAYAASWIDLTLATPSVLMVGYTWIVRSDATYSEHKNIEVQIGSDERVAHQRLTRYAQQKLLRSLEREPWFAKIICSQPRSSEALDFILAAFYRIFEKHLRRQLRPVKSNARGNSWWTPALAQERKKVNAMRRRFQRAKSDDVRALLKMDYSRALARFRVWVAEAKAQYERECHNACSRGNVFSTSYREAFGRNRPPRFLPPLKRADGSMTATHLESAALLLETHIVVGDPSKDLPEHAKARQMAARPYNLNEVDVPFTEAKLGMKFGLDWIGALTPELQQQLLRPAPA; translated from the coding sequence ATGCCCAACCTACCTGCGGGATTTACGGCTTTTGCCTGCGAGGAAGACCCGGCGGCTATCATACTGGTGAGGCGGCCACCGTTCGACCTGTGCCCCGTGATGTTGTCGAAATATGTGGTGGGAGTCTATGGGCAATATCGCGACTCCCACTTTACTATAGTGTCGGTCTATGCTCCACCACACAAGCCGATGGACACGACACTCCGGATGGTTCAGGAGGTGGTGTCGCAGTCGCGTTCTCCACACGTCATTGTAGCCGGTGACTTTAACGCCAAGCACCGAGCATGGGGTCCCAGAGTTGGAGACGATAGGGGCGCACAGGTCATGGAGTTCGTGGCCGCGGCGGGCCTGGTCGTCATGAACGACCCACAGTCCGAGCCGACCTATGAGACGGCATACGCCGCCAGCTGGATTGATCTCACCCTGGCAACGCCCTCGGTCCTGATGGTGGGATACACATGGATCGTACGCTCCGACGCCACATATTCTGAACATAAGAACATAGAAGTGCAAATAGGATCTGACGAAAGAGTAGCCCACCAACGCCTAACAAGATATGCTCAGCAAAAGCTCTTGCGCTCGCTAGAGAGGGAGCCCTGGTTCGCGAAGATCATATGCTCGCAACCACGGTCCTCAGAGGCATTAGATTTCATCTTGGCGGCCTTTTATAGAATCTTTGAGAAACACCTGCGACGCCAGCTCAGGCCAGTCAAGTCAAACGCCAGGGGAAACTCTTGGTGGACACCAGCTCTGGCACAAGAGCGTAAGAAGGTAAACGCCATGCGGAGACGTTTTCAAAGAGCAAAAAGCGACGACGTTAGGGCCCTCCTCAAAATGGACTACAGTCGCGCATTGGCACGGTTTCGTGTGTGGGTCGCGGAAGCAAAGGCCCAATATGAAAGAGAATGCCATAACGCGTGCTCGCGCGGAAACGTCTTTTCGACGTCATATAGAGAAGCTTTTGGCAGAAACCGCCCACCAAGGTTCTTGCCCCCGCTGAAGCGAGCTGACGGCTCGATGACTGCGACACATCTCGAGTCGGCGGCCCTCCTACTCGAGACGCACATCGTGGTGGGCGACCCGAGCAAAGACTTGCCCGAACACGCCAAGGCCAGGCAAATGGCCGCAAGGCCATACAATCTTAATGAGGTAGATGTCCCATTTACCGAGGCGAAG